Part of the Leptolyngbya sp. BL0902 genome, CTTGCGATAGGCATAGCGGGCTACCTCATCAGGCACGACCATTCCGGCCACGGCTCCCATGGCTTGCACATCGCCATAGCGAGGCATCAGGCGCTTAAATTTGCTCAAGCGTTCTAGGTGTTCATCCACATCGGTCTGGGTAAGTTTGCTTTTCACTTCCACCAAAACCGCCTCTGTCGTGTTGACCACCAACAGGTCAATTTCGATGCCCTCGTCACCACGCTGCACGGCAATGCCATCGTGGAACTCGTGGACAGCAATACCCCGTTCTTGAAACAGACGCACCACCGCAGGACGCACCTGCCACTCCACAAACTCGCCGAGGCGGTTGCCCAGTTTCCCCAGTTGCTCGTTGAATTGCTGGTTTTGTTGTCGCAACAGCCGCTCGGTTTCCTGGAATCGTCGCTCGGTTTCCTGGAATCGCCGTTCGGTTTCTTGAGCTTGGCGTTTGGTTTCTTTTTGCGCTTCGGCGAGTTCGCCCAAAATGCGCCAGACTTCTTCGGAGGTGGTGGCCATGGTGGTTGATCGCCTTTAATCGGCTAAAGCAGTTAGGATCTATAGTAGCTGAGCCACCAAGCACCCTACGGAGCTTCATCATCATTAGCCTGTAAGCCAAAGCCTGAAAGGAAGAAGCCGATGACGGGTTCATCTGATTCCAATTTACCTCGGCAAAATTTATCGAAACCACCCTTGGTCGATCAAAACTATATCGACTACTGGCGGCAACAGTCTGTCAGGCAATCGGAACAACAGCGGCAGGCGATGGATCAGGCGTGGCAGGAGGTGCGGCAGATGGCGCAATGTTTGCGGCAGGAGTTTGGAGCGCAGCGGATCGTGGTGTTTGGCTCTCTGGTACGAGGTCGTTTTACCCCCGATTCTGACATTGATTTAGCCGCCGATCATATTCCCCCCGCCCGATATTTTGAGGCGGTGGCCAGGGTGAATGATCTCAGCGCCCGCTGGGTGGATCTCAAGCCGCTAGAGGCGCTGACGGGCTATTTTCGCGAGAGAGTGTTGGCGACGGGGGTAGATATTGATGAAAGCCATTAGTGCTGCGGCGATGCGTGAACTTGCGGCGGATTTGGTTGGAAATTATCCTGCGGTTTGGGGCAATGTACAAACCGATGTCAGAGCCTTTGTAGATTGGCTAAGGGCCTTGGCCACTGAGATATCTTAGAACGTAGGGTGCATTCGCGGCTTTAGTCATGTTTGGCAACGCCTTGATCGCTTGGATGAGCCGCAATGCACCACCGGGGAATTGGAGATAGCCAATTAAGATTTGATAGGAGATATCTTAGGCAGAGGCTAGGGTAGGCCATGCTTACCCTACGCCTACTCTATCTAACCTGAGTTCGGGATAAGCCAGGGGCTTCAATCGTTAAAAACTCGCTTCCGGCTCCGACGCTGGCCCTCACCCTAAATCCCTCTCCCTTGGGGAGAGGGACTTTGAAACTCTAGCTCCCCCTCTCCCCGTGGGCTACTACGTACACATAAGTCATCGATGCTGAGCTTGCCAGGGATGGATCCCCCCTAGCCCCCCTTACCAAGGGGGGAACCGGATTCAAAGTCCCCCTTTTCAAGGGGGATTTAGGGGGATCTGCCAGCATTTGGCGAGTGACAACGAGATCTGTGTACGTAGTAGCTCCCCGTGGGAGAGGGGGCTGGGGGGTGAGGGCTGACTGGGCATTGGGCCACGGAGCTTAATCCGAACTGAGGTTATCTACGCCATTTGTTCGGGCAAAACGTAGAGGAAAACCTCTAGTTTGCCGAGGGCATCGGCAACTTGTTGGGCGGCGGCTTCTGGGGTGATGGGTTCTAGGGTAAGGAGGTTGACCGGGTGGGTTTGCTGCCAGAAATTTACCAGTGCCGCAAAGGGTTGGGGGCCATTCCACAGTTGCAGCAAGAGGGCGGCGACGTCGTAGCTAATGGTGACGGGGCTGAGGGTGGGCAAGCTTAAAAAGGTGCTGATGATAAATGGCCCATTTTGCTGAATGGCCTCTAGGGCGGCTTCTTTGACGGCCTCCGTTCGCAGTTGAGGGTGCAGCGTGATCCGTGAATTGAGCCAGTCTCCTAAGCTCCATTCGGCTACGGGTAGCGGTTCTGGGCCTTGGCGAGGATGGGTACACCAAAAGTCTAGAAGCCGATGGGCGGGGTTGAGCAGTTCATAAATGGTCAGCATGGTTTCGGGCGTACTTTCTGATAGCCCCATGGCCAAATAGCTGGGTAAATTATCAGGCTCTCTGAAAAGATCGGTCAGGTTCCAGCGCCGCCATTCCACCATGCTGAGGAACTCTAAATCAGCCCGCCGCAGCCCATCAAACATATCGCTAATGCGATAGCCCTTATCTCCTTTAAGCAACTGATTGGCCAGTAAAAATTCTTTGTTACCATCCTGATCCGGATCTTCCAGTTTAGGATTCCAGGTCATTTTCTTGAGGAAAACCTCTGGCTTTAGCTCTTTCATGATGTCGATCACGATAGGAACTGCCATTTCTTCGGCTTCTTCTTCCATCAGCCCCATTAAGTTAAAGAGTTCTTGGGCTTGAAAGAAGGTTTGTCGTTGCAGGGCACTGTGTAAATTGGCACGAATAATCCCTTCCGGCTTGAGGACAGACTTAAACGCGGCTAGCCCCTCGGCAATGTCATCAAAGAAGTACAGGGTTTCATCGCAGTTGATATAGTCAAACTGGATGCCAAGCTGAGCAATATCTTCAATAGAAAGCACATGAAACTCAGCACAGTTTTCATAACCATGGTAGGCTACCCGTTGCTGAGCCAGTTCGATGGATCGGGGGGAAAGATCGATGCCAATCACCTTAGCGCCAGGATTGGCCTTGGCCATGGCGAGAGCTTTATACCCGGTACCGCAACCTGCATCTAAAACTACTTTATCTGCCGTTTCTACCACACGGCGTTTTTGCAGGTAAGCAGGAGTGGTTAGGTTCAAGTAAAATAGCTCGTTGCCCACCTCCCTGGGCACCATATCGATGGGATAGCGGGGATAGGGGCCAAAATCAAACTGTCGCCGCATCCGTTCTAAAAATTCTGCATGGGATTCGGAGGAGGGAATAGTCATGGCTCAGATAATAATCAACGTTGCTCTATTGTATTCACCAATGCTGAAAGGTTGAACCTCATCGTCATTAAGCATAACGACGACGCTAACTCTACCTTTTGCCATAGCAAACCACCCTTAGCAGATAGTCGCTTTTATAGCCGTTTCAAACATTATAAAAAAGGCCACTCGAAACACGAGTAGCCTTTTTATAGTGTTGCTAACTAACCCAAAAGGTCAGGTTCGCTAACCTCTTACTAAGCTCTACTTACAATCAGGCCGTTTTGCGAGGGGAGCAGTAACCTCAGCGTTTGCCAAACCTTCATTGGCAATCTGAGCAACAGGAACGACGCCAGGAGCACCGCCGATGCAGAACAGAGCAGTGGTGGTGGAGTTGCCGCCGCTGTCTTGCAGAGTGTAGGAAACGCCCGTGTAGGCTAGCAGAACGGGGTCAATGGGTTTAGCACTTACAAAAGCAGACTTAGGCAGGGTGCCACCAGTGGGGGCAGCTAGAGTATTGGCGGTAGTACCATCACCATAGGTGTAGAACTGGGTGGTGGTTTGGATACCTAGACCTAGCAGGTCAATCCGGTTAGCGAAGGTGGGGTTTTCTAGGCGGTAAGCTTGTTGGCCACGGTTGATGGAACCCACGTAGGAGGTGGCTTCAGACTGACGGGCGCGGTTGGCTTGGTTGAGGAACGCGGGCAGAGCGATAGCAGCCAGAATACCGATGATGATGATAACCACCAGTAGTTCAATCAAAGTGAAGCCGCCGTCTTCTTTCTTTTGGATGAGGTGTTGCAGCAGCTTGAAGTTCCAAGTGGATTTCATAATGGGGTGTCTCCTTGAGAAGCAGGTATAGTTTGTTCGCTTCTTGGACTAACTTACCCACTTGGCTCAGGTTTCATATCACCTCCGGCAAAATTTCTTTTTGCAGGCCGGAGTCTGCACCTTAGAAAGGCGCGAAAAGCTTGCTGAATGGGGCTTCTGGAAATTTGTGTGATTTTGTAACATTCCCCGGATGGAGCGATAGGCGCTTCGCTGACGGTGTGGGTATTGCCTGGGGCACGGGGGTAAGCCGTTGTCGAATGGGCACGACCTACCCCACCTAGGGCGATTGGGTTGGCCACCTTACCCCTGGCAACCGCAGCAATGGGCTACAGTTCGCCCTACTCCTGCAAAAACTGGATGAAATCGGCTATGGCTGCTTCGACTCCGGCACTGGGGTTGAGTAAATACCGTGCTTGGAGAAGGATCCATCGATTTTGGATTCGAGCTCGGCGAGCCGCTCGTTCTCCTTCCTCAAGGCTTCGTTGCTTTGCTTCAGCTCGTTCATTCGCAGTGCGTGCTGCTTCTCGATTTCGACGGTCCCATTCAACGCAAAAACCAACCAGCGCCACCACGAGGGCGGCCACGGTACATCGGTTGCTCCAGGTGCGGGCGTTGGCGACGTATCCGAGGAGGGTGAAGTCGGTTTCATCGTAAAACCTCAGAAAGGCGATGCTGATGATCAGGAGCGTGAGCAGGGTGCCCGGAAGCAGCGAGAGAAAATTAACCCAGCGGTTCATGCCAAACGGGGGGCGTGCCGATTGACCCCATTATACGGGGCATCCTTGAGGGCAGGCCGAGGCTACAGTTCGCCATACTCCTGCAAAAACTGCACAAAATCCGCTATGGCTGCTTCGACTTCGGTACTGGGGTTGAGTAAATACCGTGCTTGGAGAACGATCCATCGATTTTGGATTCGAGCTCGGCGAGCCGCTCGTTCTCTTTCCTCAAGGCTTCGTTGCCTTTCCTC contains:
- a CDS encoding type IV pilin-like G/H family protein is translated as MKSTWNFKLLQHLIQKKEDGGFTLIELLVVIIIIGILAAIALPAFLNQANRARQSEATSYVGSINRGQQAYRLENPTFANRIDLLGLGIQTTTQFYTYGDGTTANTLAAPTGGTLPKSAFVSAKPIDPVLLAYTGVSYTLQDSGGNSTTTALFCIGGAPGVVPVAQIANEGLANAEVTAPLAKRPDCK
- a CDS encoding DUF3782 domain-containing protein; the protein is MATTSEEVWRILGELAEAQKETKRQAQETERRFQETERRFQETERLLRQQNQQFNEQLGKLGNRLGEFVEWQVRPAVVRLFQERGIAVHEFHDGIAVQRGDEGIEIDLLVVNTTEAVLVEVKSKLTQTDVDEHLERLSKFKRLMPRYGDVQAMGAVAGMVVPDEVARYAYRKGLFVMAQSGDGVVILNDDRFQPQSW
- a CDS encoding nucleotidyltransferase family protein translates to MVDQNYIDYWRQQSVRQSEQQRQAMDQAWQEVRQMAQCLRQEFGAQRIVVFGSLVRGRFTPDSDIDLAADHIPPARYFEAVARVNDLSARWVDLKPLEALTGYFRERVLATGVDIDESH
- a CDS encoding class I SAM-dependent methyltransferase; its protein translation is MTIPSSESHAEFLERMRRQFDFGPYPRYPIDMVPREVGNELFYLNLTTPAYLQKRRVVETADKVVLDAGCGTGYKALAMAKANPGAKVIGIDLSPRSIELAQQRVAYHGYENCAEFHVLSIEDIAQLGIQFDYINCDETLYFFDDIAEGLAAFKSVLKPEGIIRANLHSALQRQTFFQAQELFNLMGLMEEEAEEMAVPIVIDIMKELKPEVFLKKMTWNPKLEDPDQDGNKEFLLANQLLKGDKGYRISDMFDGLRRADLEFLSMVEWRRWNLTDLFREPDNLPSYLAMGLSESTPETMLTIYELLNPAHRLLDFWCTHPRQGPEPLPVAEWSLGDWLNSRITLHPQLRTEAVKEAALEAIQQNGPFIISTFLSLPTLSPVTISYDVAALLLQLWNGPQPFAALVNFWQQTHPVNLLTLEPITPEAAAQQVADALGKLEVFLYVLPEQMA